One Micromonospora sp. WMMD812 genomic window carries:
- a CDS encoding DUF3068 domain-containing protein, giving the protein MAVGTFLIVGALAMPLYVAPSLVKVPLDQSSETVSRAENATVLDFGTLSERSGVNLTAIRAVRGDVEAGQKADRAVFNVGVRVTDDAGKEITVSRDRVALDRRTAEAVACCAEDVNGTPAKHQGLTYTFPFGTEKKTYQYFDNTALKAYPAKYVGTEQLQGLTVYRFEMTVEPVKVSEIKVPGHLLGSTEQTVDAGRYYANTRTLWVEPASGVIVKGQEKQLQTLRDASGADKIKIIDATLAFDEKTQQQQAKAARDASQQINLLTLIVPLAVGVLGLILVALGALFLLRGSRRGASGASVATDGGPNDDRPSEAADPADEPTVPAGGRHSVER; this is encoded by the coding sequence GTGGCGGTAGGCACGTTCCTGATCGTCGGCGCCTTGGCGATGCCGCTGTACGTCGCGCCATCTCTCGTCAAGGTGCCTCTCGACCAGAGCTCGGAAACGGTTTCGAGGGCGGAGAACGCGACCGTCCTCGACTTCGGCACCCTCTCTGAGCGGAGCGGCGTCAACCTGACCGCCATCCGCGCGGTACGGGGTGACGTCGAGGCCGGCCAGAAGGCCGACCGGGCGGTCTTCAACGTCGGCGTCCGGGTGACCGACGACGCCGGCAAGGAGATCACCGTCAGCCGGGACCGGGTGGCCCTCGACCGCCGGACCGCCGAGGCGGTCGCGTGCTGCGCCGAGGACGTCAACGGCACGCCCGCCAAGCACCAGGGCCTGACGTACACCTTCCCCTTCGGCACGGAGAAGAAGACCTACCAGTACTTCGACAACACCGCGCTGAAGGCGTACCCCGCCAAGTACGTCGGCACCGAGCAGCTCCAGGGGCTGACCGTCTACCGGTTCGAGATGACGGTCGAGCCGGTCAAGGTCAGCGAGATCAAGGTCCCCGGTCACCTGCTCGGCTCGACCGAGCAGACGGTGGACGCGGGACGCTACTACGCCAACACCCGCACCCTGTGGGTGGAGCCCGCGAGCGGCGTCATCGTCAAGGGCCAGGAGAAGCAGCTGCAGACGCTCCGCGACGCGTCGGGGGCTGACAAGATCAAGATCATCGACGCCACCCTCGCGTTCGACGAGAAGACCCAGCAGCAGCAGGCCAAGGCCGCCCGGGACGCGAGTCAGCAGATCAACCTGTTGACGCTGATCGTGCCGCTCGCGGTCGGTGTCCTCGGTCTGATCCTGGTCGCGCTCGGCGCGCTCTTCCTCCTCCGCGGCTCGCGCCGGGGCGCGTCCGGTGCGTCGGTCGCCACCGACGGCGGGCCGAACGACGACCGCCCGTCCGAGGCGGCGGACCCGGCCGACGAGCCGACCGTGCCGGCCGGAGGGCGACACTCCGTCGAGCGGTGA
- a CDS encoding class I SAM-dependent methyltransferase — translation MSLNDVRRDWTKLGADDPLWAVLVQPGKRGGRWDVEEFLATGRADVEETSAWLRQLGLPTRWERVLDFGCGAGRLSQALAPHADEVVGLDIAPSMLETARKLDRSGGNIRFVLNDAADLNQFPDGHFDLVYSALVLQHLPRTVIDRYLAEFLRVLRPGGVAVVGLPTEPARTAKGLIWQVAPFRLISWAQRHLLKYPAPMRMTPVPHDDMVRLVAANGGEIVGQRPDLPYTEDWQCSRYALRRR, via the coding sequence ATGAGTCTCAACGACGTGCGACGCGACTGGACCAAGCTGGGCGCGGACGACCCGCTCTGGGCCGTGCTCGTGCAGCCCGGGAAGCGCGGCGGCCGGTGGGACGTCGAGGAGTTCCTGGCCACCGGCCGCGCCGACGTCGAGGAGACGAGCGCCTGGCTCCGCCAGCTCGGCCTGCCGACCCGCTGGGAGCGGGTGCTCGACTTCGGCTGCGGCGCCGGACGGCTGTCACAGGCCCTCGCCCCCCACGCAGACGAGGTCGTCGGCCTCGACATCGCGCCGTCGATGCTGGAGACCGCGCGGAAGCTCGACCGCAGCGGCGGGAACATCCGTTTCGTCCTCAACGACGCGGCCGACCTGAACCAGTTCCCCGACGGGCACTTCGATCTGGTCTACAGCGCCCTGGTGCTGCAACACCTGCCGCGCACCGTCATCGACCGCTACCTGGCCGAGTTCCTGCGGGTCCTCCGGCCCGGCGGGGTCGCCGTCGTCGGCCTGCCGACCGAGCCCGCGCGTACGGCCAAGGGCCTCATCTGGCAGGTGGCACCGTTCCGCCTGATCAGCTGGGCGCAGCGTCACCTGCTCAAGTACCCGGCGCCGATGCGCATGACCCCGGTGCCGCACGACGACATGGTGCGCCTGGTAGCGGCGAACGGCGGCGAGATCGTCGGCCAGCGACCCGACCTGCCGTACACCGAGGACTGGCAGTGCAGCCGGTACGCGCTGCGCCGCCGCTAG
- a CDS encoding DUF6230 family protein, with amino-acid sequence MQERFDAPGRTRWRRFAAMMVPATAAVGAILFGMSTGAIASDITVSGQTFKIGAERLEGDGFKQYGGIVREKAKDGKSGKVHPVALSEISSAELYDLCQSVRADLPGLPVVLTINAGQGKEPARAKDLMIAMDTLGGNATFTNIRIGRDATDLNPTAQAGSFGQNSDHVTITDLQQVSRYTTAATFNLTGLRLKVNVGADAKGKECF; translated from the coding sequence GTGCAGGAACGGTTCGACGCCCCCGGTCGTACCCGCTGGCGGCGGTTCGCCGCGATGATGGTGCCCGCGACGGCCGCCGTCGGCGCCATCCTGTTCGGCATGTCGACCGGCGCGATCGCGTCCGACATCACCGTCTCCGGCCAGACCTTCAAGATCGGCGCCGAGCGCCTGGAGGGCGACGGCTTCAAGCAGTACGGCGGCATCGTCCGCGAGAAGGCCAAGGACGGCAAGTCCGGCAAGGTCCACCCGGTCGCCCTCTCCGAGATCAGCAGCGCCGAGCTGTACGACCTCTGCCAGTCGGTCCGCGCCGACCTGCCCGGCCTGCCCGTGGTGCTGACCATCAACGCCGGCCAGGGCAAGGAGCCGGCCCGGGCCAAGGACCTGATGATCGCGATGGACACCCTCGGTGGCAACGCGACCTTCACGAACATCCGGATCGGCCGGGACGCCACCGACCTGAACCCCACCGCGCAGGCCGGCTCGTTCGGGCAGAACTCCGACCACGTCACCATCACCGACCTCCAGCAGGTGTCCCGCTACACCACCGCCGCCACCTTCAACCTCACCGGTCTTCGCCTGAAGGTGAACGTCGGCGCCGACGCGAAGGGCAAGGAGTGCTTCTGA
- a CDS encoding DUF6114 domain-containing protein — MTTANPSPVRCAGAARTWRAFRRWRRTRPFWGGLVIALAGIEMFASTRMTLNGLSFSSGATGLQALLIPVVLVTCGLLLWLTPAQRLFYSVVAAVTSVYSLIGLNLGGFFLGLLLGMVGSALAFAWTPVARPEPAAPPNHPGDAVPRQRDAAAHPADPEASPEAGAGSGDPHYFALVLVLLGLSAAGLVAVPPRPAQAAPGLPGRSAPVPCPTRSKPVTPPASPGPSGPAATPTASPSPAPERTSGGNIITDILEGLGDLLTGGRRSRPTPTPSATPTAAPSATSSVTATAAPPAGRPGPAACPSATPTPARPGKVEAGKLLPRIAADPGQPKVAQTPSKLTGSSLMMSGLRFEGITDLPTEGGSLKVLKFSMRKAVTDDFLLRADGPQGLNQRYATDRLTVQGDVAFYTTRFVGRLLGLKITLTPDLPFPDGIPITSPIPVTFTDPAIDLAYVTTDTLTARPALALSIG; from the coding sequence GTGACAACCGCGAACCCGTCGCCCGTCCGGTGCGCCGGCGCGGCACGTACGTGGCGGGCCTTCCGCCGCTGGCGGCGGACCCGGCCGTTCTGGGGTGGCCTGGTCATCGCCCTGGCCGGGATCGAGATGTTCGCCTCGACCCGGATGACGCTCAACGGCCTGAGCTTCTCCAGCGGAGCGACCGGTCTGCAGGCGCTCCTGATCCCGGTCGTCCTGGTCACCTGCGGGCTGCTGCTCTGGCTCACCCCGGCGCAGCGGCTGTTCTATTCGGTCGTGGCGGCGGTCACCTCGGTCTACTCGCTGATCGGGCTCAACCTCGGCGGCTTCTTCCTCGGCCTGCTGCTCGGCATGGTGGGCAGCGCGCTCGCGTTCGCCTGGACACCGGTCGCCCGACCCGAGCCCGCCGCGCCGCCGAACCATCCCGGAGACGCCGTGCCGCGGCAGCGCGACGCGGCGGCGCACCCGGCCGACCCGGAGGCATCGCCCGAGGCCGGCGCCGGCTCCGGTGACCCCCACTACTTCGCGCTCGTGCTGGTGCTCCTCGGCCTCTCGGCCGCCGGGCTGGTCGCCGTCCCTCCGCGACCTGCGCAGGCCGCGCCCGGGCTGCCGGGGCGGTCGGCCCCGGTGCCGTGCCCGACCCGGTCCAAGCCGGTCACGCCGCCCGCCTCGCCGGGTCCGAGCGGACCGGCGGCGACGCCGACGGCGAGCCCGAGCCCCGCGCCGGAACGTACGTCGGGCGGCAACATCATCACCGACATCCTGGAGGGGCTCGGCGACCTGCTCACCGGCGGACGCCGGAGCAGGCCCACCCCGACCCCGTCGGCGACGCCGACCGCCGCGCCGAGCGCCACCTCGAGCGTCACCGCGACGGCCGCCCCGCCGGCCGGCCGGCCAGGCCCGGCCGCCTGCCCGAGCGCGACGCCGACTCCGGCCCGGCCGGGCAAGGTCGAGGCGGGCAAGCTTCTCCCGCGGATCGCCGCCGACCCCGGCCAGCCGAAGGTGGCGCAGACTCCGTCCAAGCTCACCGGTTCCTCGCTGATGATGAGCGGGCTGCGGTTCGAGGGCATCACCGACCTGCCGACCGAGGGCGGCAGCCTGAAGGTGCTGAAGTTCAGCATGCGGAAGGCGGTCACCGACGACTTCCTGCTGCGGGCCGACGGCCCGCAGGGGTTGAACCAGCGGTACGCGACCGACCGGCTCACCGTGCAGGGCGACGTGGCCTTCTACACCACCCGGTTCGTCGGCCGGCTGCTCGGCCTCAAGATCACGTTGACCCCGGACCTGCCGTTCCCGGACGGCATCCCGATCACCTCGCCGATCCCGGTCACCTTCACCGACCCGGCGATCGACCTCGCGTACGTCACCACCGACACGCTGACCGCCCGCCCCGCGCTGGCGCTCTCCATCGGCTGA
- a CDS encoding DUF885 domain-containing protein — MGRIDELANRYVAEWAPLSPTGATYVGIAGYDDQLDDLSPDGYAARADLTRRTLADLDVTEPETEAERTAQEAMQERLGLDLARYEAGESTSEVNVIASGLHDIRMVFDLMPTEGEDAKANIAARLNGLAGALEGYKTTLREAAAAGHVSSKVQLVEVAKQCDVWIDPNGDNFFHGLVERLGPDGSVGADLRRGAAAATAATAEFGQFLRTELAPLGRDKQAAGRERYELASQYFLGARIDLDETYAWGFAELARLEGEMRAVAARIVGPGATIDDAVNALDADPARTIKGKEAFRDWMQALADKAISELHGTHFDIPEQVRRIECCLAPTSDGAIYYTGPSEDFSRPGRMWWAVPQGITDFSTWREVTTVYHEGVPGHHLQVAQTAVRADLLNRWQRLLCWVSGHGEGWALYSERLMDDLGYLEDPGDKLGMLDAQAMRAARVIVDIGMHLELEIPRDNPFGFHPGERWTPELGWEFMRAHCRVPDENLRFELNRYLGWPGQAPSYKVGERIWLQARDEAKTRKGADFDLKEFHRQALDLGALGLDPLRRALARL, encoded by the coding sequence GTGGGACGAATCGACGAACTCGCTAACCGCTACGTGGCCGAGTGGGCGCCGCTGAGCCCGACCGGTGCGACCTACGTCGGCATCGCCGGCTACGACGACCAGCTCGACGACCTGTCGCCCGACGGATACGCGGCCCGGGCCGACCTGACCCGCCGCACCCTGGCCGACCTCGACGTGACGGAGCCGGAGACCGAGGCGGAACGCACCGCCCAGGAGGCCATGCAGGAGCGGCTCGGCCTCGATCTCGCCCGCTACGAGGCGGGCGAGTCGACCAGCGAGGTCAACGTGATCGCCAGCGGACTGCACGACATCCGCATGGTCTTCGACCTGATGCCCACCGAGGGCGAGGACGCGAAGGCGAACATCGCCGCCCGGTTGAACGGGCTCGCTGGCGCGCTGGAGGGCTACAAGACGACGCTGCGCGAGGCGGCCGCCGCCGGGCACGTCAGCTCGAAGGTGCAGCTGGTCGAGGTCGCCAAGCAGTGCGACGTCTGGATCGACCCGAACGGCGACAACTTCTTCCACGGGCTGGTCGAGCGGCTGGGTCCGGACGGCAGCGTCGGCGCGGACCTGCGCCGGGGCGCGGCGGCGGCGACCGCGGCCACCGCCGAGTTCGGCCAGTTCCTCCGCACCGAACTGGCCCCGCTCGGGCGGGACAAGCAGGCCGCCGGCCGGGAGCGCTACGAGCTGGCGTCCCAGTACTTCCTCGGCGCCAGGATCGACCTGGACGAGACCTACGCCTGGGGCTTCGCGGAGCTGGCCCGCCTGGAGGGCGAGATGCGGGCGGTGGCCGCGCGGATCGTCGGTCCGGGCGCGACCATCGACGACGCCGTCAACGCGCTCGACGCCGACCCGGCCCGGACCATCAAGGGCAAGGAGGCGTTCCGGGACTGGATGCAGGCGCTCGCCGACAAGGCGATCAGCGAGCTGCACGGCACCCACTTCGACATCCCGGAGCAGGTTCGCCGCATCGAGTGCTGCCTGGCCCCGACCAGCGACGGCGCGATCTACTACACCGGTCCGAGCGAGGACTTCTCCCGCCCCGGCCGGATGTGGTGGGCGGTGCCGCAGGGCATCACCGACTTCTCCACCTGGCGCGAGGTGACCACCGTCTACCACGAGGGCGTGCCGGGTCACCACCTCCAGGTCGCGCAGACCGCGGTCCGGGCCGACCTGCTCAACCGCTGGCAGCGGCTGCTCTGCTGGGTCTCCGGGCACGGCGAGGGCTGGGCGCTCTACTCGGAGCGGCTGATGGACGACCTGGGCTACCTGGAGGATCCGGGCGACAAGCTCGGCATGCTCGACGCCCAGGCGATGCGGGCGGCCCGGGTGATCGTCGACATCGGCATGCACCTGGAGCTGGAGATCCCGCGGGACAACCCGTTCGGCTTCCACCCGGGTGAGCGGTGGACGCCGGAGCTGGGCTGGGAGTTCATGCGCGCGCACTGCCGGGTGCCGGACGAGAACCTGCGTTTCGAGCTGAACCGCTACCTGGGCTGGCCGGGGCAGGCGCCGTCGTACAAGGTCGGCGAGCGGATCTGGCTCCAGGCGCGGGACGAGGCAAAGACCCGTAAGGGCGCCGACTTCGACCTGAAGGAGTTCCACCGTCAGGCGCTCGACCTGGGCGCGCTCGGGCTCGACCCGCTCCGCCGGGCGCTCGCCCGCCTCTGA
- a CDS encoding DMT family transporter — protein MTAAITPDRAALRSWLPGFVALAAIWGSSFLFIKVGVEELHPLQLTLYRVTTGALTLLVVLAVLRDRLPREPRVWAHLTVVAAFGVAIPFTLFGYGEQRVESMLAGIWNATTPLIVLPLAVLVFRTERLTTRRAVGLALGFAGVLVVLGVWEGIGGAHFIGQLMCFGAAACYGVAIPYQKRFVAGSTHSGVSLSAAQLLLATAQLAIVTPLVAGAPPVPTELSLRVVASVLALGALGTGLAFVINMRNIRIAGASTASTVTYLIPVFAVLIGAVVLGERLNWHQPVGALIVLIGVAVSQGLVGRRRPAPVSVGAPAVPAAEPASRR, from the coding sequence GTGACAGCCGCTATCACTCCTGACAGGGCAGCGCTTCGCAGTTGGCTGCCCGGCTTCGTCGCGCTGGCCGCGATCTGGGGCTCCAGCTTCCTGTTCATCAAGGTCGGCGTCGAGGAGCTGCACCCGCTCCAGCTCACCCTCTACCGGGTCACCACCGGGGCGCTGACGCTGCTCGTCGTGCTCGCCGTGCTCCGTGACCGGCTGCCCCGCGAGCCCCGGGTGTGGGCGCACCTCACGGTGGTCGCCGCGTTCGGCGTCGCCATCCCGTTCACCCTCTTCGGCTACGGCGAGCAGCGGGTCGAGTCGATGCTCGCCGGCATCTGGAACGCCACCACTCCGCTGATCGTGCTGCCGCTGGCGGTGCTGGTCTTCCGCACCGAGCGGCTCACCACGCGTCGGGCGGTCGGTCTCGCGCTCGGCTTCGCCGGCGTCCTGGTGGTGCTCGGCGTGTGGGAGGGCATCGGCGGGGCGCACTTCATCGGGCAGCTCATGTGCTTCGGTGCGGCCGCCTGCTATGGCGTGGCCATCCCCTACCAGAAGCGGTTCGTCGCCGGCAGCACGCACTCCGGGGTGTCGCTCTCCGCCGCCCAGTTGCTGCTCGCCACCGCACAGCTCGCGATCGTCACCCCGCTGGTGGCCGGGGCGCCGCCGGTGCCGACCGAGCTGTCGCTCCGGGTGGTCGCCAGCGTGCTCGCGCTCGGCGCGCTCGGCACCGGGCTGGCGTTCGTCATCAACATGCGCAACATCCGGATCGCCGGCGCGAGCACCGCCTCCACCGTGACCTACCTGATCCCGGTCTTCGCGGTGCTGATCGGCGCGGTGGTGCTGGGCGAGCGGCTCAACTGGCACCAGCCCGTCGGCGCGCTGATCGTGCTGATCGGCGTCGCCGTCTCGCAGGGTCTGGTCGGCCGGCGACGCCCGGCGCCGGTCAGCGTCGGCGCACCCGCCGTCCCCGCCGCGGAGCCGGCCAGCCGTCGCTGA
- a CDS encoding PHP domain-containing protein, producing the protein MKARDPIADLRRIAFLLERANEATYRVRAFRSAAKALAGLPAAELSGRAAAGTLTDLSGVGDVTARCVAESLAGEEPVYLRRLVATEGSDLDAEATALRTALRGDCHTHSDWSDGGSPIEEMALAAVELGHEYLVLTDHSPRLTVARGLTADRLRRQLDYVEKVNAALPEGFRILTGIEVDILADGSLDQDEGLLARLDVVVGSVHSGLSDEKSKMTRRMLAAIANPHLDILGHCTGRMVSSRPVGVTGPGDRGHRARTRKESDFDADAVFAACAEHDVAVEINSRPERQDPPKRLIRRALEAGCRFAINTDAHAPGQLDWQRFGCERAALCGVPADRVVNTWSAGELLDWAGKAS; encoded by the coding sequence ATGAAGGCCCGGGACCCCATCGCCGACCTACGGCGGATCGCGTTCCTGTTGGAGCGGGCGAACGAGGCGACCTACCGGGTGCGGGCGTTCCGCTCCGCCGCCAAGGCGCTCGCCGGACTGCCGGCCGCCGAGTTGTCCGGGCGGGCGGCCGCCGGCACGCTCACCGACCTGAGCGGCGTCGGCGACGTCACCGCCCGCTGCGTGGCCGAGTCGCTCGCCGGTGAGGAGCCCGTCTACCTGCGCCGCCTGGTCGCCACCGAGGGCAGCGACCTGGACGCCGAGGCGACCGCGCTGCGGACCGCGCTGCGCGGTGACTGCCACACCCACTCGGACTGGTCCGACGGCGGCTCGCCGATCGAGGAGATGGCACTGGCCGCGGTCGAGCTGGGGCACGAGTACCTGGTGCTGACCGACCACTCGCCGCGGTTGACGGTCGCCAGGGGGCTGACCGCCGACCGGCTGCGCCGCCAACTCGACTACGTCGAGAAGGTCAACGCGGCCCTGCCCGAGGGTTTCCGCATCCTCACCGGCATCGAGGTGGACATCCTCGCCGACGGTTCGCTCGACCAGGACGAGGGCCTGCTGGCCCGCCTCGACGTGGTGGTCGGCTCGGTGCACAGCGGGCTGAGCGACGAGAAGTCGAAGATGACCCGACGGATGCTGGCCGCGATCGCCAACCCGCACCTCGACATCCTCGGCCACTGCACCGGCCGGATGGTGTCGTCCCGCCCGGTGGGCGTCACCGGGCCGGGCGACCGGGGGCATCGGGCGCGCACCCGGAAGGAGAGCGACTTCGACGCGGACGCGGTCTTCGCGGCCTGCGCCGAGCACGACGTCGCCGTCGAGATCAACTCACGGCCGGAGCGGCAGGACCCGCCGAAGCGGCTGATCCGCCGCGCCCTGGAGGCAGGTTGCCGCTTCGCCATCAACACCGACGCGCACGCGCCCGGGCAGCTGGACTGGCAGCGGTTCGGCTGCGAACGCGCCGCCCTGTGCGGCGTCCCCGCCGACCGGGTTGTCAACACCTGGTCGGCGGGGGAACTGCTCGACTGGGCCGGCAAGGCCTCCTGA
- a CDS encoding peptidoglycan DD-metalloendopeptidase family protein translates to MPSPTIGRRAYPILLLLTATLAAGCATTRPGAPAGWSAPTPSGVPASADQPAPGTARPTTPAPTSAPPATPTRTDLRHVFPVRAGNVAYHPTHSGYPGTDIFADCGEPVVAVTDGTILEVSRVDRFDKRGPLGPNNGGLSVSLLGDDGVRYYGSHLSEIAGGVDAGVRVRAGQKLGEVGRTGNANNVCHLHFGISPACAGHDGWWIRRGVVWPARYLDSWRKGGNRAPAAEVSAWQRKHGCPKAP, encoded by the coding sequence ATGCCCTCGCCGACGATCGGACGCCGCGCGTACCCGATCCTGCTGCTGCTCACCGCGACGCTCGCCGCCGGCTGCGCCACGACCCGGCCCGGCGCCCCGGCCGGCTGGTCCGCGCCGACCCCGTCGGGCGTCCCGGCCAGCGCGGACCAGCCGGCGCCCGGCACCGCCCGGCCGACGACCCCCGCGCCGACCAGCGCCCCGCCCGCGACCCCCACGCGCACCGACCTGCGGCACGTCTTCCCGGTCCGCGCCGGCAACGTGGCCTACCACCCGACGCACTCCGGCTATCCGGGGACGGACATCTTCGCCGACTGCGGTGAGCCGGTCGTCGCGGTCACCGACGGCACGATCCTCGAGGTGAGCCGGGTGGACCGGTTCGACAAGCGGGGGCCGCTCGGGCCGAACAACGGGGGTCTCTCGGTGTCGCTGCTCGGCGACGACGGGGTTCGTTACTACGGTTCGCACCTGTCCGAGATCGCCGGCGGCGTCGACGCCGGCGTCCGGGTCCGGGCCGGGCAGAAGCTCGGCGAGGTGGGCCGGACCGGCAACGCGAACAACGTCTGCCACCTGCACTTCGGCATCTCCCCGGCGTGTGCCGGCCACGACGGCTGGTGGATCCGGCGGGGCGTGGTCTGGCCCGCGCGCTACCTCGACTCGTGGCGGAAGGGCGGCAACCGGGCGCCGGCCGCCGAGGTCAGCGCGTGGCAGCGCAAACACGGCTGCCCGAAGGCTCCCTGA
- a CDS encoding tRNA adenosine deaminase-associated protein, whose product MSYFAAAVVRDEAGWTAAEVNLRGAADIDEVADRLRDVDQDADLSLLFVEADDTYLVILRLDEGEDLRIFGSDSAYAEESRLGALLVGDLKTSVTGLDDTDEPRPAAGGDEESEQPAVDPEADPVGDADLLADLGISAQKLLSLCAEEGMLPADVTAEICQVLGCADEVEELREV is encoded by the coding sequence GTGTCGTACTTCGCGGCGGCCGTGGTGCGCGATGAGGCCGGCTGGACGGCAGCCGAGGTGAACCTGCGGGGTGCCGCCGACATCGACGAGGTCGCCGACCGGCTGCGGGACGTTGACCAGGACGCCGACCTGTCGCTGCTCTTCGTCGAGGCCGACGACACGTACCTGGTGATCCTGCGCCTCGACGAGGGTGAGGACCTGCGGATCTTCGGCTCGGATTCGGCGTACGCCGAGGAGTCCCGGTTGGGCGCGCTGCTGGTCGGTGACCTGAAGACCTCGGTCACCGGGCTGGACGACACCGACGAGCCCCGGCCGGCGGCCGGGGGCGACGAGGAGAGCGAGCAGCCCGCCGTCGACCCGGAGGCCGACCCGGTCGGCGACGCCGATCTCCTCGCCGACCTGGGCATCTCGGCCCAGAAGCTGCTCTCCCTCTGCGCCGAGGAGGGCATGCTGCCGGCGGACGTGACCGCCGAGATCTGCCAGGTGCTGGGCTGCGCCGACGAGGTCGAGGAGCTGCGTGAGGTCTGA
- a CDS encoding nucleoside deaminase, whose product MRRALEVAVTGPASAGTPAEGDGAAVEEIGTLVEAGGTAVEGGGTAVEDIPVGAVVYGPDGTELAIGRNERELTGDPTAHAEVLALRRAAERLGRWRLDGCTLVVTLEPCTMCAGALVLARVSTVVFGAWEPKTGAVGSLWDVVRDRRLNHRPEVYSGVLANESAALLRAFFR is encoded by the coding sequence ATGCGCCGGGCGCTGGAGGTCGCGGTGACCGGGCCGGCGAGCGCCGGGACGCCGGCCGAGGGCGACGGCGCGGCCGTCGAGGAGATCGGCACCCTGGTCGAAGCCGGCGGCACGGCGGTCGAGGGCGGCGGCACGGCGGTCGAGGACATTCCGGTGGGCGCCGTGGTCTACGGCCCGGACGGCACCGAGTTGGCGATCGGCCGTAACGAACGGGAGCTGACCGGTGACCCGACCGCGCACGCCGAGGTGCTGGCCCTGCGCCGGGCCGCCGAACGGCTGGGCCGGTGGCGGCTGGACGGCTGCACGCTGGTGGTGACCCTGGAACCGTGCACGATGTGCGCCGGCGCGCTGGTGCTGGCCCGCGTCTCGACCGTGGTCTTCGGCGCCTGGGAGCCGAAGACCGGCGCGGTCGGGTCGCTCTGGGACGTGGTGCGGGACCGGCGGCTCAACCACCGGCCCGAGGTCTACTCCGGGGTGCTGGCGAACGAGAGCGCCGCCCTGCTCCGCGCCTTCTTCCGCTGA